The Megalobrama amblycephala isolate DHTTF-2021 linkage group LG20, ASM1881202v1, whole genome shotgun sequence genome includes a window with the following:
- the rap1ab gene encoding ras-related protein rap1ab, giving the protein MPSLVPMILVGNKCDLEDERVVGKEQGQNLARQWNNCAFLESSAKSKINVLDIFYDLVRQINRKTPVEKKKAKKKSNCVLL; this is encoded by the exons atgccgTCCCTA GTGCCGATGATCCTGGTGGGTAATAAGTGTGATCTGGAGGACGAGAGGGTGGTGGGGAAAGAACAGGGGCAAAATCTGGCCCGGCAGTGGAACAACTGTGCCTTTCTAGAGTCCTCCGCCAAATCAAAGATCAACGTCCTTGAT ATCTTTTATGACTTGGTCAGACAAATTAACAGGAAAACACCGGTGGAAAAGAAGAAAGCAAAAAAGAAATCCAATTGTGTCCTCCTGTAG
- the LOC125255529 gene encoding neurotrophin receptor-interacting factor 1-like has translation MQTPSAVPFADIITSLAVLHQDQHQALLDLRSDQERRFQAILQVQQEDRERFRSWIDREVRTETTGQLAAPTHLPLNKMGPLDDPEAFLDLFEKSAEVSGWPRDQWPMRLIPLLSGESQVAAQQLPVQNLLVFDDLKRAILQRVGRTPEQHRQRFRSLELGESGRPFVMAQQLRDSCRKWLLAEGGDVEQVIDLVVLEQFITRLPKRTAEWVQCHRPTSLDSAIHLAEDHMVACPGSANPFHLPLSLLLFHPPLSLSLSLSPGLVRPALLVSRPGAGRD, from the coding sequence ATGCAAACGCCCTCCGCCGTGCCGTTTGCGGACATCATCACATCCCTCGCGGTCTTACACCAAGACCAACATCAAGCCCTGCTGGACCTCCGCTCGGATCAGGAGCGGCGTTTCCAAGCCATCCTTCAGGTCCAGcaggaagaccgcgagaggttccggagctggatcgACCGGGAGGTTCGTACGGAGACCACCGGACAGCTGGCTGCGCCCACCCATCTTCCCCTCAACAAAATGGGCCCGCTGGATGACCCGGAGGCCTTCCTGGACCTTTTCGAGAAGTCCGCGGAGGTGTCAGGTTGGCCCCGGGATCAGTGGCCCATGCGACTCATCCCACTGCTCTCGGGTGAGTCGCAGGTGGCAGCGCAGCAGCTGCCTGTacagaacctcctggtcttcGACGACCTGAAGAGGGCCATACTTCAGCGGGTCGGCCGGACCCCAGAACAGCATCGCCAACGGTTCCGCTCACTGGAGTTAGGCGAGTCCGGTCGGCCCTtcgtgatggcccaacagctccgggactcctgcCGCAAATGGCTCCTGGCCGAGGGAGGCGACGTGGAGCAAGTCATCGATCtggtggtgctggagcagtTCATAACTCGGCTGCCCAAAAGAAcagccgagtgggtccagtgccaccgccccacgtcgctggactcGGCCATCCACCTCGCGGAGGACCACATGGTGGCGTGCCCAGGGTCGGCGAACCCCTTccatctgcctctctctctccttctcttccatcctcctctctctctaAGCCTGTCCCTCTCCCCAGGTCTCGTCCGCCCGGCCCTCCTCGTGTCCCGCCCCGGGGCGGGGCGGGACTGA